The genomic region AAACAAAAATAGCCTAAAAATGCGTAAAATCATCATTTTTTTCTATGTCATAATCTATTCATTAACAATAAGTTTATATGAAAAAAATCCTGCTTTTCAGAACATCGGAAAAAATAAGATATTTTTCAGCGCTGATGATGAAAAACAAAGAGAATAAAACGGAGATGATTTTTTTTATCATGATCCTCTTATTGCACCTTTTTCCGATTGTGGTACTAAGTCCATTTGTTACGTTAGATGGACCTACCCATTTGTACAATGCCAATTTGATGAAATCACTTTTAACCGAAAATAATGTCGCGGTAAATCACTTCTTTGAATTCAATGGTTTTCCGCATCCGAATTGGACCGGGCATTTTCTATTGACCTCATTGTTGTTTGTCTTTCCTCCATTATTTACTGAGAAAATTTTTCTGATGCTCGTCATCGTATTGTCTGCAGTGGGCTATAGAAAATTAGTAAAAACGATTGAGCCCTCTTCCGTTTGGTTATCCTGGTTGTATTTCCCCTTTCTGCTGAGCTTTCCATTCCTGCTGGGATTTTACAATTTCTCTTTTGCTCTGGCAATACTTCCCTGGTGGCTCTCCTTCTGGATAAGAAATCACAGAAATAAATTCACCTCTAAACTCATCCTGCAAGTGGCACTATTTTTCTTAGTCCTGTACTTTTCACATTTAGTTGTATTTCTGCTATCCGGACTATTCGCAGGATTAATCAGCATATTCAGTCAGGGTAACAATAACAGAAAAGCAGTATTAAAGGATTTAAAAATATTGCTCGTTTGTAGTACCCCGGGTCTTCTTTTTACCATTATTTTTCTTGCTTCTGCCGGCACCGGTGGATTTAGAGGAGAAGTGAGCCGATTACCCGTCTTGCAGCTTTTAAGTGATATCATATACTCGCGAATGTTTATAGTTTATGATTATCCTACCGAACGCAGCATAACATTAGGTTATTCCGTGTTGATGGTATTACTCATTTTTACCGGAGTTTTTCACCGAACCGTTCAACGCTTCCAAAAAACATTTTTTACCATTTTAATAATTTCATTGGCCTTGATTTTTATTATGCCTGACAGCATGGCCTCGGGAGGTATTCTTTCTGTAAGATTGGTACAATGGTTCTTTATGGCTCTGATTTTATGGTTAGTGACGTTACGGATTCCTAAAAAATTTCAGGTGGCTGGTGCAGTTCTTTCTGCTCTGTTCAGTGTGGGGATGATGAGAGTGCATTGGAGAGTACAACTGGAGCTCAACGGGAATGCGAAAGAGTATATCTCCATGGCAGAGAAAATAGAAGGAAACAGGGTATTACTTCCCCTCAATTATTCCGGTAACTGGATGCATTCCAATTTATCCTGCTACCTGGGAGCTACAAAAAGGATTGTCGTGCTGGATAACTACGAAGCAACGCATGACCTCTTTCCCTTGCTATGGAAAAAAGGAATGGATCCGGAAATACATATGGGAAACCATGTTTCTTCCAACCATCCCTGTGTGCGAATCCTCTCATCAGAGAAACAAACCGGTATGAAAGTGAATTATATTACCATGTGGCATTCACCTGCTGATAATAATGACTCATGCGATGCAGATGTTAAAAAACAAATCGACGCCAATTACCAATTAGAGATGAAAGGAAGCAATAGTTCGCTTTACGTCAGGAAACAAGAATAAACCGGGTAGTGTTTATATATAATTGAACGCATAGTTCTATTTGAACACACTACTCTTCACCCAACCATTTTTTGAAATCCGAAGCTCTTTCGCGACTTACATATACTTCTTCTGCCGCAAGCGGCTTTAGGTTGATTTTTAATTTTCCGTTAAAATGATGATGTATTCCTTCCAGCGATCGCGGACTGACGATAAATTGACGGTTCGCGCGGAAAAATTCCATTGGATTTAACAATTCTTCAAGTTCATCCAGGGAATGGTCAACAATATACCGTTGGTCATTAAATGTTTTGATAAAACTGATCTTATCCTCTGTATAAAAGAAGGCAATTTCATTGATATCAATAGGGATAAGTCGTTGCCCTTGCTTCACTAAAAACCGTTGTTTAAAAGCCGGTACATTCTTCTCCCGCAATGCATGAACGATGGAATCCACATCAATTCGGGATACCTCAGAAAGGTTGGTTTCAGTAATGCGTTTCAGTTTATCAAAACTTTTCTTCAGCTCCTCCGGATCAATAGGTTTTAAGAGGTAATCAATGCTATTCACTTTGAACGCACGGATTGCAAACTCATCATAAGCGGTTGTAAAAATTATGGTACTCTTCACTTCTACACGATTGAAGATTTCGAAGCTCTGACCATCAGCCAGCTCAATATCCATTAATATCAGGTCTGGATGTGGATGCGTATTGAGCCAGTTGACTGTTGATTCAATGCTATCCGTTATTTCCTCAATAATAAAATCCGGTTCATGCTCTTCCACCATTTTACGGATCCTCTTTGCAGCAAGATTTTCATCTTCGACTATTAACACTCTCATGATTTTAATTTTTTATAATAGGTAAACTAACAATAAATTCTGTGGCGCCGTCATCTATTCTTATAGCAGGCTTATTCAACAACTTGTATTTGGCGGCTATATTGGCTAATCCCAATCCATTTGAAGCAACATTAATCGTTTTCTTTTGCTTATTGTTGACCACACAAATTTGTTCCTCTTTACATGATTTGACTTCAATGTGCAGTGGATTTGATGCAGAAACAATATTATGCTTCACTGCATTCTCAATTAATATTTGCAACGTTAGAGGAGGAATCAGCGTGCTTAAAAATTCATCCGGGAGTTCCTTTGTCATTTTCAATCCATCACCAAATCTTGTTTTCAGAAGAAATATATAGGCATCCAGAAATTCCAGCTCCTCTTTAATCGTTGTTAATTCCTTTTCATTACTCTGTAATAAATAACGATAGACCTTTGAAAGTTGATTGACAAACCGGATTGCAGTTTCAGGATTTTCTTCAATTAAAGATGACAAAGTATTCAACGAATTGAACAGGAAATGAGGACTTACCTGATTCTTTAATGATTCAAATTGACTTTGAAGATTCGCTTTTTTCAACTCCTCTGTCTCCCTTACACTAAATCTCCAGCGGGCGAAATAAAAGATGGCTTCATATATTCCGGAGATCGTAACAACAAAAATTAA from Bacteroidota bacterium harbors:
- a CDS encoding response regulator transcription factor, yielding MRVLIVEDENLAAKRIRKMVEEHEPDFIIEEITDSIESTVNWLNTHPHPDLILMDIELADGQSFEIFNRVEVKSTIIFTTAYDEFAIRAFKVNSIDYLLKPIDPEELKKSFDKLKRITETNLSEVSRIDVDSIVHALREKNVPAFKQRFLVKQGQRLIPIDINEIAFFYTEDKISFIKTFNDQRYIVDHSLDELEELLNPMEFFRANRQFIVSPRSLEGIHHHFNGKLKINLKPLAAEEVYVSRERASDFKKWLGEE
- a CDS encoding histidine kinase translates to MNIPLILKGRRMLTYKVNTFSASERMKESKAALISSLNDGWLRLLGIPSVAFVITFFFYSEEWIVKGHAFSFCYLTFLAVTTFIWYLNRFILLYFRRTYTSIDATGRRIAIQLFTSLIASAVLSLGISWLFDWSEYWGRSLFWQDYLYNLIVILIFVVTISGIYEAIFYFARWRFSVRETEELKKANLQSQFESLKNQVSPHFLFNSLNTLSSLIEENPETAIRFVNQLSKVYRYLLQSNEKELTTIKEELEFLDAYIFLLKTRFGDGLKMTKELPDEFLSTLIPPLTLQILIENAVKHNIVSASNPLHIEVKSCKEEQICVVNNKQKKTINVASNGLGLANIAAKYKLLNKPAIRIDDGATEFIVSLPIIKN